CTACGAGGTCAGCCGACCGGTGCTTCGCGAGGCGGTGCGGGTGCTGGTGGCCAAGGGCCTGGTGGTGTCGCGGCAGCGCGCCGGCGCCATCGTGCGGCCGCGCAATGAATGGCACCTGCTGGATCCGGACGTGCTGTACTGGTTGATCCAGACCAAGCCGCAGCAGGAATTCCTGAACACCCTGATGGAAGTGCGGCGGATCTTCGAGCCGGCAGCCGCCGCGCTGGCCGCCAAGGCCGCCACCGAGGAGCAGGTGCGCCAGATCGAAGCCGCGTTCGCCGGCATGGAAGCGGCCACCGATGTCGAGCAGTTGCTGGAGCCCGACCTGGCCTTCCATCGCCAGATCGCCGAGGCCACCGGCAATGACCTGATGGCCTACATCGGCAACATGCTGTCGCTGGCGCTGCGGGAATCCATCATCCTCAGCAGCCAGCTGCCCAACACCCATGAACTCTCGCTGCCCCGCCACAAGGCCATCCTGACCGCGATCCGTGATCGCGACCCGCTCGGTGCGCGTCAGGCGACGCTGGTGCAGTTGCAGGAAACCGGCGATGACCTCAGCAGCGTGCTCTCCACACAAGGCATCGTGGACCTGGCCTGAATGAACGACGCTCCCAATCCCAACTGGTTCCTGCGTGCGCGGCTCAAGACCCGCCAGTTGCTGCTGCTGATCGCGCTGGACGACCACCGCAACATCCATCGGGCCTCCGAGGCCTTGTGCATGACCCAGCCCGCGGCCTCCAAGCAGCTCAAGGACCTGGAGGACATGCTGGAGGTGAAGCTGTTCGAGCGCCTGCCGCGCGGCATGGAGCCGACGCTCTTCGGCGAGACCATGATCCGCCATGCCCGCATGGCCTTGACCAGCCTGGCCGCTGCGCATGAGGACATCGTGGCGCTGAAGAAGGGGCTGACCGGGCAGGTGGACGTCGGCGTGATCATGACCCCCGGCATGTCGATGCTGCCCAAGGCCATCGCCCGCATCAAGTCGACGGCGCCGCTGCTGCGCATCGGCGTGCAGATGGACACCAGCAAGGTACTTCTGAACCTGCTGCAGCGCGGCGAGCTCGACTTCATGATCGGCCGCATCATCGAGGAGGACGGCGCCGGCGGGCTGCACTATGAGGAGCTCACCGGCGAGCCGGCGTGCGCGGTGGCGCGACTCGGTCACCCGCTGCTGTTGCGCCGGGACCTGAGCCTGGCCGACCTGGCCACCCAGCCCTGGATCCTGCCGCCGCCCGGGAGTGTTCTGCGGCACCGCTGGGAGCTGATGTTCCGCCGGGCGGCGCTGGCGCCGCCTTCCGATGTGGTGGACACCACCGCCTTGCTGGTCATCACCGCCTTGCTTCAGCACACCGACGCCTTGCATGTCATGCCGTTGGAAGTGGCCCGCTACTACGCCTCGCTGAATGCGCTGGCCATCCTGCCGATCGAGCTGCCCTGCGCGATGGATGCGTTCGGCATCATCACGCGGGAAGGGCATCTGCTGTCGCCGGGGGCGCGGGCCTTGCTGGAGCAGGTCCGCAGCGTCGCGAAGGAAGTCGGCTGAGGTCGGGCGACCTGACCATTGGACCACTGGACCACTCGACAATTCGGTCATTCGGTCATTCGGTCATTCGGTCATTCGGCCCGCCCGCCTGGGCCGCGGCCCTCTCACGCCGTGGGCGACACCGGCCGCGACAGCAGGCGCTGCACCACGCAGAACAGGAAGAGCAGGGCGCCGATGACGATCTTGGTCCACCAGGAACTGAGGGTGCCGTCGAAGGCGATCAGCGTCTGTATCACCCCCAGCACCAACACGCCTGAGAGCGCGCCCGCCACATAGCCGTAGCCGCCGCTGAGCATCGTGCCGCCGATCACCACGGCGGCGATGGCGTCCAGCTCGGCACCCTGCGCATGCAGGCCGTAGCCCGACAGCATGTAGAACCCGAACAGCAGCCCCGCCAGCGCGGCGCAGAACCCGCTGAAGCCGTAGACCAGCAGCTTGGTGCGGCCGACCGGCAGCCCCATCATCAAGGCGGACTGCTCATTGCCGCCCAAGGCATAGACCGCGCGACCGAACGGGCTGCGGTGCGCCAGCCAGATGCCCACACCCAGCACCACGACGGCAATGACCGCACTCGGCGACACAAAGCCGCCCGGCACCGACCACTGCGTCTGGGAGATCTCGACAAAGCTCGCTTCGCTGATGGTGATCGAGTCCACGCTGATCACATAGCACAGGCCCCGAGCCAGGAACATCCCGGCCAGCGTCACGATGAAGGGCTGCAGCCGGAAGAAGTGGATCAGTGCGCCCTGCAGCATGCCGAACAAGGCGCCCCCGGCCAGCACCACCACCATCACGGCGGGCGCCGACCACTGCGCCTGCTGCAGCAGCCAGGCCGCAACCGTGGTCGACAGGGCCAGCACCGCGCCCACCGACAGGTCGATCCCGCCGGACAGGATCACCAGGCTCATGCCCACCGCCAGCACCAGCAGGTAGGCGTTGTCGATCAGCAAATTGAGCATGACCTGCGGTGCCGCGAAGCCCGGATAGCGGATCCCGCCCGCGATCAGCAACAGCAGCAGCAAGGCCACGGTGACCTGGGCGCTGAAGGCCGGGTGATGCAGCCAACGGTTCATCGCGGGCCTCCGGGTGGTGGCCGCTTGGTGGGACGGATCGCCTGCAGCGCGCGGCGCGCCATCGGCTGCAGCTCGCTCGATTGCAAGATGCACAGCAGGAACACCACCATCGCCTTCACCACCATGTTGATTTCGGGCGGCACGCCCAGCGAATAGATCGTGGTGGTCAGGGTCTGGATGATCAGCGCACCGACGAGGCTGCCCGCCAGGTGGTACTTGCCCCCCGCCAACGACGCCCCGCCCAGGGTCACCGCCAGGATCGCATCCAGTTCCAGCAGCAGGCCCGCGTTGTTGGCGTCGGCGCTCTTGATGTTGGAGGCGATCATCAGACCGGCCAGTCCCGCACAGGTCGCCGCAAACACATAGGTGCCGAAGATCAGCGTGCCGGTGCGCAGACCGGCCAGTCGCGAGGCGACCGGATTCAGTCCGACCGCCTGCACGAACAGTCCCAATGCCGTCTTGCGCAGCAGCGTCGTGGTGGTCACGGCCACTGCCGCCACCACCCACAGCGAGATCGGCAGGCCCAGCCAGTAGCCGCCGCCCAGCACGAAGAAGCTGGGTTGGTAGACGGTCAGGATCTGCCCGTCCGCCAGCAGTTGCGCCAATCCCCGACCCGCGACCATCAGAATCAAGGTCGCGATGATCGGCTGCAGCTTCAGCCCCGCCACCAGCACACCATTCCAGGCGCCGCACAGCAGCGCGGCGCCCAGCGCCGCCGCATAGGCCACCGTCATCGGCTGGCCGGCGTTGACCAGCATCGCCGCCACCGTGGCCGCAATCGCCACCACCGCGCCGACCGACACATCAATCCCCCGCGTGGCGATCACCAGGCTCATGCCCAGCGACGCCAGCATCAATGGCGCCGCGCGGTTGAGGATGTCGATCAGCGGTCCATAGAGGTGGCCGTCCTTGATTTCCAGATGCCAGAAGCCGGGCAGGCAGATCGCATCCACGATCAACAACATCAGCAATGCCGCCACCGGCCGCAGCAGTGGATGGGCGCGACCCACGGCCCAGCCGCGTCGCGCACCGCGCAGCAGGCGCGCCAGCGGGCCGGGAGGCGGCTCCACACGCAAGGGCAGCGACTCAATCACGTCGGGCTCCGCCATCGCCTGCAATCACTTCCAGCACCGATTGGTCATCCAGTTCGCCGCGTGAATACACACCGCCGGCGCGGCGCTCCCGCATCACCATCAACCGGTCGCTGCAGCGCAGGACCTCGGGCAGCTCGGACGAAATGAAGAGCACCGCCATCCGGCGATCCTCCGCCGAGACTGCGGGCTCGGCGATGGCGGAGGCGGATTCGCTCGCGCCGGGCGTGGCTTGTCGCCAATTCGTCCCGGGCGTCGCCGGGTCTTCCCGCACCGCACACAGGCGGCGGACCTCATCCATGATTTCTTCCTTGGCGCGCACGTCGATGCCGCGGGTCGGTTCGTCCAGGATCAGCAACTGCGGTCGCGTCAGCAGCCAGCGCGCCAGCAGGGCCTTCTGTTGATTGCCGCCGGAGAGCAGGCCGATCGGCGTGTCGATGTCGGCGGTCTTGATGCCGAGGCGGCGGACATAGTCCTCCGCCAGGGCGCGCTGCCGACGCAACGGCATCGCGCGCCACCAGCCCTGACGGGCCTGCAGCGCGAGGATGATGTTCTCCCGCACCGACAGCGCCAGCACCGCGCCCTCGACCTTCCGGTCCTCGGAGCAGAAGGCCAGGCCTTCGGCGATGGCCTGTCGGGGCGAGGCCATGCGCTGTCGCCGGCCATTGATCTCGATCTCACCGGCGTCGGCGGTGTCGGCGCCGAACAGCAGCCGTGCGGTCTCGGTGCGGCCCGATCCCAGCAGGCCGCACAGGCCCATCACCTCGCCGCGACGGATTTCCAGATCCAAGGGCTGCAAGACACCGCGACGCGCCAACCCATGGGTGCGCAGCACCGGCGGACCCTCGGCGGCGCAGGCGTCGGTGCGCTCGGCGCCCGACGCCACATGCGGCCCGACCATCCGCTGCACCAGCTCCAGGCGACCGAGTTCGGCCGCGTGGTATTCGCCTTCGGTGCGGCCGTTGCGCATCACCGTGATGCGGTCGGACACCGCATACACCTGCTCCAGAAAATGGGTCACGAACAGGATGGCCATGCCCTGGTCACGCAGCCGGCGCATCACCCGGAACAGATGCTGCACCGCGGCCTCGTCCAGGCTGGAGGTGGGCTCGTCCAGGATCAGCACCTGGGCCGAGATGTTCAGCGCCCGCGCGATCGCCACCATCTGCTGCACCGAGAGCGAATACCGCGCCAGCGGCGCATCCACATCGATGTCGAGTTCCAGCTCCGCAAGCAGCACCCGCGACCGCTCGCGCATCCGCTTCCAGTCGATCTGGCCGAAGCATCGCGGATAGCGGCCGATGAACAGGTTCTCCGCCACCGACAGGTTGGGGCAGAGGTTCACCTCCTGATAGACGGTGCTGATGCCCAGGTCCTGAGCCTCCGCCGTGCTGCGCGGGGCGATGTCCTGGCCGCTCAGCCGGATGCGCCCGGCGTCCGGCGCATACAGGCCGGTCAGCACCTTGATCAGCGTGGACTTGCCCGCGCCGTTCTGGCCCATCAGCGCATGGATCTCGCCGCCGAACAGGCGCAGGCCCACACCGGACAAGGCCTGCACGCCAGGAAATCCCTTGTCGATGTGCTCCAGCACCAGCAGCGGCGAATCTGCGCTTTCCCGTTTCAACGTCGCACCCCGTGTCCTCTCGACCCGGTCGGCGGCCGGGTCGGCCGCCTCGCGGGCTCTGTGCTCAGTACTTGCGCTTGGGCAGTTCCTGCGCGGCGACGTCCGCCGTGAACACGCCTTCTTCGGTCGTGATCCGCTTGGGCAGGGTCTTGCCGGCCTTCACATCCTTGGCCAGTTGCATCAGCTGCGGTCCCAGCAGCGGATTGCATTCGATGGTCACATTCAGCTTGCCGGCCACCATCGCCTCGAAGGCGCCGCGCACGCCGTCGATCGACACGATCGCGATGTCCTTCACCGGCTTCAGACCGGCTTCCTCGATCGCCTGGATGGCGCCGATGGCCATGTCATCGTTGTGCGCATAGAGCAGGTGGATCTTCTTGTCCTTGGCCTTGAGGAAGGCCTCCATCACTTCCTTGCCCTTGGCACGGGTGAAGTCGCCCGACTGCGAGCGCACGATCTTGATGCGCGGATCGGCCTTGATGATTTCCTCGAAGCCCTTCTTGCGATCGATCGCCGGCGCCGAGCCCACGGTGCCTTGCAGCTCCACGATGTTGACCTCGCCCTGGGGCACCGTCTTCTTGGCCCAGTCCAGCACCCAGCGGCCGGCCTTGCGGCCTTCCTCGACGAAGTCCGAGCCGATGAAGGTCACATACAGCGACGGGTCGGTCACGTTCACCGCGCGGTCGGTCAGGATCACCGGGATCTTGGCGTTCTTGGCTTCGCGCAGCACCGTGTCCCAGCCGGACTCCACCACCGGCGAGAACGCGATCACATCCACCTTCTGCGCAATGAAGCTGCGGATCGCCTTGACCTGGTTCTCCTGCTTTTGCTGCGCATCGGCGAATTTCAGCGTGATGCCGGCCTGCTTGGCGGCGTCCTTGATCGAGGCGGTGTTGGCGGTGCGCCATTCACTTTCGGCACCCACCTGGCTGAAGCCCAGCACCAAGGGTGCATCGGCAGCGTGAACGCTCAGCACCGGGCCGAGCGTCAGGGCGAGCGCGGTCGCGCCCAGAAGATGGCGGCGAGTCTTCAACATGCTTGTCTCCTCATTCGACTTGGTATGGGAGGTCATGCCCGACAGGACGCCGGACAAGCCTCGAGAGGTGGCTGGCATCGTAGGCACGGACGTTCCGTGCAACCAATCACATTTGAGGATGGGGTGATGTCGAGATCGGTATCGGAGCGTCGGGATTGATATTCGGGTTGTTCCCAGGTGCCACGCATCGCAGGGGCCGTCCACGACGGGCGGACGTTCGGCCAAGGTGCGAGTCCGCCGCCCGCCGTGTTGCCTGCGGCGTGGGAGCTGCGCTGGCGTGCCCGCCGCCGCGCAAACCCGGACCGCGCCCCGGATGCCGGGGTCATGCACTGGAAGGCGCCGGAGCGGCGGCCTATCGTCAGTGCGGCGCCGCCGTGCGTCGACCAGACTTCAGCAAGACTTCAGCAAGACTTCAACAAGACCCCAAGGAGGCCGCTCATGACCGGATTCA
The Roseateles amylovorans genome window above contains:
- a CDS encoding sugar ABC transporter ATP-binding protein yields the protein MKRESADSPLLVLEHIDKGFPGVQALSGVGLRLFGGEIHALMGQNGAGKSTLIKVLTGLYAPDAGRIRLSGQDIAPRSTAEAQDLGISTVYQEVNLCPNLSVAENLFIGRYPRCFGQIDWKRMRERSRVLLAELELDIDVDAPLARYSLSVQQMVAIARALNISAQVLILDEPTSSLDEAAVQHLFRVMRRLRDQGMAILFVTHFLEQVYAVSDRITVMRNGRTEGEYHAAELGRLELVQRMVGPHVASGAERTDACAAEGPPVLRTHGLARRGVLQPLDLEIRRGEVMGLCGLLGSGRTETARLLFGADTADAGEIEINGRRQRMASPRQAIAEGLAFCSEDRKVEGAVLALSVRENIILALQARQGWWRAMPLRRQRALAEDYVRRLGIKTADIDTPIGLLSGGNQQKALLARWLLTRPQLLILDEPTRGIDVRAKEEIMDEVRRLCAVREDPATPGTNWRQATPGASESASAIAEPAVSAEDRRMAVLFISSELPEVLRCSDRLMVMRERRAGGVYSRGELDDQSVLEVIAGDGGARRD
- a CDS encoding ABC transporter substrate-binding protein, producing MLKTRRHLLGATALALTLGPVLSVHAADAPLVLGFSQVGAESEWRTANTASIKDAAKQAGITLKFADAQQKQENQVKAIRSFIAQKVDVIAFSPVVESGWDTVLREAKNAKIPVILTDRAVNVTDPSLYVTFIGSDFVEEGRKAGRWVLDWAKKTVPQGEVNIVELQGTVGSAPAIDRKKGFEEIIKADPRIKIVRSQSGDFTRAKGKEVMEAFLKAKDKKIHLLYAHNDDMAIGAIQAIEEAGLKPVKDIAIVSIDGVRGAFEAMVAGKLNVTIECNPLLGPQLMQLAKDVKAGKTLPKRITTEEGVFTADVAAQELPKRKY
- the yjfF gene encoding galactofuranose ABC transporter, permease protein YjfF, whose protein sequence is MNRWLHHPAFSAQVTVALLLLLLIAGGIRYPGFAAPQVMLNLLIDNAYLLVLAVGMSLVILSGGIDLSVGAVLALSTTVAAWLLQQAQWSAPAVMVVVLAGGALFGMLQGALIHFFRLQPFIVTLAGMFLARGLCYVISVDSITISEASFVEISQTQWSVPGGFVSPSAVIAVVVLGVGIWLAHRSPFGRAVYALGGNEQSALMMGLPVGRTKLLVYGFSGFCAALAGLLFGFYMLSGYGLHAQGAELDAIAAVVIGGTMLSGGYGYVAGALSGVLVLGVIQTLIAFDGTLSSWWTKIVIGALLFLFCVVQRLLSRPVSPTA
- a CDS encoding LysR family transcriptional regulator, with product MNDAPNPNWFLRARLKTRQLLLLIALDDHRNIHRASEALCMTQPAASKQLKDLEDMLEVKLFERLPRGMEPTLFGETMIRHARMALTSLAAAHEDIVALKKGLTGQVDVGVIMTPGMSMLPKAIARIKSTAPLLRIGVQMDTSKVLLNLLQRGELDFMIGRIIEEDGAGGLHYEELTGEPACAVARLGHPLLLRRDLSLADLATQPWILPPPGSVLRHRWELMFRRAALAPPSDVVDTTALLVITALLQHTDALHVMPLEVARYYASLNALAILPIELPCAMDAFGIITREGHLLSPGARALLEQVRSVAKEVG
- a CDS encoding FadR/GntR family transcriptional regulator; translation: MKTRADHSTYRRTPPAAKSMHGRIVSELGLAIVAGELKPGDRLPPEPQLLERYEVSRPVLREAVRVLVAKGLVVSRQRAGAIVRPRNEWHLLDPDVLYWLIQTKPQQEFLNTLMEVRRIFEPAAAALAAKAATEEQVRQIEAAFAGMEAATDVEQLLEPDLAFHRQIAEATGNDLMAYIGNMLSLALRESIILSSQLPNTHELSLPRHKAILTAIRDRDPLGARQATLVQLQETGDDLSSVLSTQGIVDLA
- a CDS encoding ABC transporter permease encodes the protein MLLIVDAICLPGFWHLEIKDGHLYGPLIDILNRAAPLMLASLGMSLVIATRGIDVSVGAVVAIAATVAAMLVNAGQPMTVAYAAALGAALLCGAWNGVLVAGLKLQPIIATLILMVAGRGLAQLLADGQILTVYQPSFFVLGGGYWLGLPISLWVVAAVAVTTTTLLRKTALGLFVQAVGLNPVASRLAGLRTGTLIFGTYVFAATCAGLAGLMIASNIKSADANNAGLLLELDAILAVTLGGASLAGGKYHLAGSLVGALIIQTLTTTIYSLGVPPEINMVVKAMVVFLLCILQSSELQPMARRALQAIRPTKRPPPGGPR